One Brassica oleracea var. oleracea cultivar TO1000 chromosome C7, BOL, whole genome shotgun sequence genomic window carries:
- the LOC106303189 gene encoding uncharacterized protein LOC106303189, with translation MTPYNLPPEMCMKQEYMFLTVLVPGPNHPKRSLDIFLQPLIDELKDLWSNGVQAFDISTKQNFLLQAVLMWTISDFPAYGMLSGWTTHGRLACPYCMDETNAFQLKNGRKTSEELWQSVNGLPKTVDCEGNHRRLQGYGDTHNWHKQSIFWELPYWKSHKLLHNLDVMHIEKNFWDNIINTLLNVQGKTKDDIKSRLDLKEYCNRKELHLTSDGKAPVPIFRLQADEKKTFLQWLKEDVKFSDGYASSISGCVDLSGGKLTGMKSHDCHVLMQRLLPIAFAELLDKSVHEALSSVSSFFRDISARTLHKDGVAMLHRNISMVLCNLEKIFPPSFFNVMEHLPIHLPHEAQLGGPVQFRWMYPFERYMYHLKKKIKNKAKVEGSIVEQYVNEEISTFCSHYFESHIKTKSRTEDRHYDGGDDQYTHQLGDVPDMFYQHGRSSGKAKDIWLQTKDFHHAHTYVLLNCEQLRPFERLFDERMIADHPDISDNNLIKLKEKDFANWLLKHVEDNCADKSYPNWLQSLAHGPMGTVSSGLSDEPDFYGIIRDIIELHYHGPVELKVVVFFCDWYDSTSGRGIRRNKSGIIDVNVTKRYGKYDPFILASQADQVCYVPYPRVTRKREQQWEAAIVIQPRGKVLVDGNLDFTAMQSENDSPIINVDSVEVETLTNLHGQVEDLDDVNVNDESGSDDEDGNSDIEVTDEDSE, from the exons ATGACACCGTATAATCTGCCACCAGAGATGTGTATGAAACAAGAATATATGTTCTTGACAGTTTTAGTCCCTGGTCCTAATCATCCTAAGAGAAGTCTTGATATTTTTCTTCAGCCACTGATAGATGAGTTGAAAGATTTGTGGTCTAACGGCGTTCAAGCATTTGATATTTCTACCAAGCAGAACTTTTTATTGCAAGCTGTATTAATGTGGACGATAAGCGATTTTCCTGCTTATGGTATGCTTTCGGGATGGACCACTCATGGTCGGTTAGCTTGTCCTTACTGTATGGATGAGACAAATGCATTTCAGCTGAAGAATGGTAGAAAAACAA GTGAAGAGCTGTGGCAGAGTGTCAACGGTTTGCCCAAAACAGTTGACTGTGAAGGGAATCATAGACGGTTGCAAGGATATGGTGATACTCACAACTGGCACAAGCAGAGCATTTTTTGGGAGTTGCCTTACTGGAAATCTCATAAACTTCTTCACAACCTTGATGTAATGCACATCGAAAAAAACTTTTGGGATAATATCATCAATACGTTACTTAATGTGCAAGGAAAGACGAAAGATGATATCAAATCGCGACTTGATTTGAAAGAGTATTGTAACCGGAAAGAGTTGCATTTAACATCTGATGGAAAGGCTCCAGTCCCAATTTTCAGATTACAAGCTGATGAGAAAAAGACTTTTCTTCAATGGCTGAAAGAAGATGTTAAATTTTCAGATGGATATGCGTCAAGTATATCTGGTTGTGTTGATCTATCTGGGGGAAAGTTAACCGGAATGAAAAGTCATGACTGCCATGTTTTAATGCAACGGTTACTTCCAATTGCATTTGCTGAGTTGTTGGATAAATCTGTACATGAAGCTTTATCTA GCGTGAGTTCATTTTTTCGGGATATTTCTGCAAGAACTTTACATAAAGATGGTGTTGCGATGTTGCATCGGAATATTTCTATGGTCCTCTGCAATCTTGAGAAGATATTTCCTCCATCATTTTTTAATGTTATGGAGCATTTGCCAATTCATCTGCCACATGAAGCTCAACTTGGAGGACCTGTGCAATTTAGATGGATGTATCCTTTCGAGCGATACATGTACCACCTCAAGAAGAAGATCAAAAATAAGGCTAAGGTAGAGGGCTCAATCGTGGAACAATATGTGAATGAAGAAATTTCAACATTTTGTTCTCATTACTTTGAGTCGCACATAAAAACAAAGAGTCGAACAGAAGATCGACACTATGATGGAGGTGATGATCAATATACACACCAACTTGGTGATGTTCCAGATATGTTTTACCAACACGGGAGAAGCAGCGGTAAAGCGAAAGATATATGGCTTCAAACAAAAGACTTTCATCATGCACATACATATGTGTTGCTAAATTGCGAACAGTTAAGACCATTTGAAAG GTTGTTTGATGAGAGAATGATTGCTGATCATCCGGATATAAGTGATAACAATCTTATCAAGCTTAAAGAAAAAGATTTTGCAAACTGGTTACTAAAACAT GTGGAGGACAATTGTGCGGATAAATCGTACCCAAATTGGTTGCAGTCACTCGCACATGGTCCAATG GGTACAGTATCTTCTGGATTGAGCGACGAGCCTGATTTTTATGGAATAATAAGAGATATTATAGAACTACATTATCATGGACCAGTTGAGCTGAAAGTTGTGGTTTTCTTTTGTGACTGGTATGATTCAACCAGTGGAAGAGGTATAAGGAGAAACAAGTCAGGCATCATCGATGTTAATGTTACAAAGCGCTATGGAAAATATGATCCTTTTATTTTGGCTTCACAAGCAGATCAAGTGTGTTATGTTCCATATCCGCGGGTAACTCGGAAAAGAGAACAACAATGGGAAGCAGCAATAGTGATACAACCAAGAGGAAAAGTTTTGGTTGATGGAAACTTAGATTTTACTGCAATGCAGTCTGAAAATGATTCTCCAATTATAAATGTTGATTCCGTGGAAGTCGAGACGTTAACAAATCTGCATGGTCAAGTAGAAGACCTAGATGATGTGAATGTTAACGATGAATCTGGTTCAGATGATGAAGATGGGAATTCAGATATTGAAGTGACAGACGAAGACTCTGAGTAA